The Corynebacterium marinum DSM 44953 genome contains the following window.
GTCAAGCGCGACATCGCCCGCATCTACACCGTTATCCGCGAGCGTGAGCTGGGCCTGTCCGTCGTTCCGGGAGCTGAGGCTTAATTATGAGTGAGGCAAACGTGAACGAGAACCAGAAGGGTGTCCGCAAGACTCGCACCGGCATCGTGGTTTCTGACAAGATGCAGAAGACCATCGTCGTCGAGCTTGAGGACCGCAAGCAGCACGCCCTCTACAGCAAGATCCTGCGCACCAGCTCCAAGGTGAAGGCGCACGACGAGGACGAGATCGCCGGCGTCGGCGACCGCGTGCTCATCTCCGAGACCCGCCCGCTGTCCAAGGACAAGCACTTCCGTCTCGTGGAAATCGTCGAGAAGGCCAAGTAAGCACCAGCTGCTTATCGACGCCTGATCGTCGCCCCGGCCCCGCCCACAACCGTCACCGGTAGTGTGCGGGGCTTCGGCGATTCCGGACCGTGTTTGTATTCGTGGCGGCGGTGCACAATGCGGTGCCGGAATGAGAGGGAGGGGAACGGCCGAGGGACGGGGGTACGACTGACTGGTAGAACACAGGCAGGAATACCTTCTGTTTCCAGCCGGGCGGCTCCTCGAGCCTGGGACGGCTCAGGAATCCGCGGCCACGACAGGCGCGTCCGTCCTGGGGGTGGTTACGCTCGGCGCCGCGCTCATCGGCGCGGGCGTCTACCTCGTGCGCCGCAACCGCCGCCGGGCCTGACCTGCATCATCTGCCGGTGGGGGAGGCTATTTCCCGGCCGCCACGCGGATCGCGTCGAGGAACTGCGAGTACTGCTCCCGGATCTCCAGCAACGGCGCGGCCACCTTCTCCTCCGAGATCTCGGCGACCTCCCTGCGCAGGGCGCGCCGGGTCCGCCACTTCACCGTCGATCCGATGGCCAGCCCGTTCACCGCGGTGAACATGCCCAGCACGATGCCCGTCAGCAGCCCGCCGAGGATGAGCAGCGTGGGCACGGGCCAGCCTTCGACGGTGGGGATCACCTCGTCCAGCAGCGGGTGGAGCACTCCAGGCACGAACGCCGCCAGCAGGAACCAGATCACGCCCACCAGGGCGGTGAGCAGGGCCAGCCACTGGACCACGGTGAACAGTCCCCAGGCGCGGGAGGGCTGGGCGGGCAGCTCGGTGCGGGCGGCGGCGCGGTCGAGCTCCTCGGGCAACGAGTCGATGATGGTCTCGGTGCGGTCGACGACCGCGCTGGTCCACCGGTCCGGCAGGCCCTCGCTGACGTCGGCGGCGTAGCCGCGCACTCCGCGGTTGGCCACCGCCCGCCCGGACGCGTCGAGCGCGGGTATGGAGGAGCGGTGCACCCCGGTGTCGTCGGCCTCCTCCCGCAGGCCCAGCCGTTTGAGGGGGTCGGGGCGCAGCCGCAGCATCCACGAGGTGAGCAGCCAGCCGGTCTTCTGGCCCAGGCGCTTGCGGTAGGCGGCGGCGGTGATGTCGGCGAGGCGGTCGGAGCCGGCGGCGTCGGCAAGCAGGCCGTCCATCCACTCCTTGGCCGAGTCGGGCACCGCCTTCAGCGGCTTCTGGCCGGCCCACGGGGCGGTGACGGTGGCGATGTCCGCCTCGATGCGCGCGGTCTGGGCCGAGTGTGCCGCGGCGATCCGGGCTATGGCCGAACGCAGGTCCCCGATGCCGTAGCCGGTTTTGGCGGAGGTGGGGATCACGGAGACCTTCTTCAGTCCGTCGTCCTTGAGCAGCTGCTCCAGGGACCGGCTCACCGCCTTGCGGTCGGCGTCGGAGAGACGGTCGGACTTGTTGAGCACCGCCAGGGTGACCGCGCTGTGGGAGGCGTGGGGGCGGATGAAGTGGTCGTGGATGATGCTGTCGGCGTACTTCTCCGGGTCGGTCACCCACACCAGCACATCCACCTGGCCGGCGAGACGGGTGGCGATCTCCCGGTGGACCGGCTCCACCGAGTCGAAGTCGGGCAGATCCAGGAGGATGAGCGGCCCGGCCCCGGGGGCGAACTCGCCGGGGCGGATGCGGCGGTCTTCCACCTCGAGCCAGTCGAGCAGCTCCTCCGAACCAGCCGGATCCCACACCGCGGCGAGGGGGGATGAGGTGGTGGGCCGGCGGGCGGCCGTCTTGCCCAGGTCCTCGCCGACGACGGCGTTGAACAGGGAGGTCTTGCCGGAACCGGTGGCCCCGAAGAAACCGACCACGGTGTGCTCGCCGGAGAGCCGGCGCCGCTCGTCGGCGGCGTCGGCCACCCGGGCCAGGGCGGCGTGCTCGGCGGGGGAGAGGTGGTCCCCGCCCAGGGCCGCGGCCTCGTCCAGCGCGGCGAGGCGCTGCGTCAGCGATGCTTTTCTACCGAACATCTGCCTCACGCCCCCGTCTGCTTCCGCACGTCACGCTCGGCCGTCTCCACGGCCTCCCGCAGCCGGGCGGCGGTGGTGCCGCCGGTGAGCCGGGCGGTGACGGCGTCATAACGCGCGCGCTCCCCGGCGAGCAGGGCGTGGATGCGCGTGTCCAGATCCTCCCGGGCCTGCCTGGCCATGCGGCGGACGGTGTCCTCGCCGAAGATCGTCTCCAGCAGCTTCTGGCCCATGACCGCGGAGCCGCCCGCGATGGCGATCTCCCCGCCCGTCAGCCCGGCGGTGGAGGCGAACACCACCAGCATGAGCGCCACCGTGATCACGTTCAGGCCCAGGGACATGATGCGGGCGCGTTTGCGCTTGTCGCCGGCGGTCTCCTGGATGGATTCCACCAGCCCGGCCTGCCACTGCCGGACCAGCTCCGCGGCCTGCCCGTTGATGTCCGCGTCGGCGTGGGCGAGGGCGGGGTCGGAGGAGGCGCGCAGCTCGGGGGCCGCCGAACCCAGATGCGACCAGGATCGGGTGGCGGCGGTCTCCGCTGCGTCGACGACCACGGCGTGCAGGCCCGCCTCGATCTCCGTCTCCATCTCGCGGACCGGCGCGGGACGCCCGGTGAAGAAACTGCCGATGCGGTCCACCGCCATGGAGTACCAGCGCTCG
Protein-coding sequences here:
- a CDS encoding GTPase family protein — encoded protein: MFGRKASLTQRLAALDEAAALGGDHLSPAEHAALARVADAADERRRLSGEHTVVGFFGATGSGKTSLFNAVVGEDLGKTAARRPTTSSPLAAVWDPAGSEELLDWLEVEDRRIRPGEFAPGAGPLILLDLPDFDSVEPVHREIATRLAGQVDVLVWVTDPEKYADSIIHDHFIRPHASHSAVTLAVLNKSDRLSDADRKAVSRSLEQLLKDDGLKKVSVIPTSAKTGYGIGDLRSAIARIAAAHSAQTARIEADIATVTAPWAGQKPLKAVPDSAKEWMDGLLADAAGSDRLADITAAAYRKRLGQKTGWLLTSWMLRLRPDPLKRLGLREEADDTGVHRSSIPALDASGRAVANRGVRGYAADVSEGLPDRWTSAVVDRTETIIDSLPEELDRAAARTELPAQPSRAWGLFTVVQWLALLTALVGVIWFLLAAFVPGVLHPLLDEVIPTVEGWPVPTLLILGGLLTGIVLGMFTAVNGLAIGSTVKWRTRRALRREVAEISEEKVAAPLLEIREQYSQFLDAIRVAAGK
- the rpsQ gene encoding 30S ribosomal protein S17, which gives rise to MSEANVNENQKGVRKTRTGIVVSDKMQKTIVVELEDRKQHALYSKILRTSSKVKAHDEDEIAGVGDRVLISETRPLSKDKHFRLVEIVEKAK